Proteins encoded together in one Myxococcales bacterium window:
- the tatA gene encoding twin-arginine translocase TatA/TatE family subunit, giving the protein MGSIGAPELLVIALLALLLFGAGRIADIGKGLGQGIKNFKQGLKEANDDDDKDEKAEKSEKSEKKEAKSKPKDESPKEA; this is encoded by the coding sequence ATGGGCAGCATCGGCGCACCGGAGCTTTTGGTCATCGCGCTTCTCGCGCTCCTTCTCTTCGGCGCCGGCCGCATCGCCGACATCGGCAAGGGGCTCGGCCAAGGCATCAAGAACTTCAAGCAAGGCTTGAAGGAAGCCAACGACGACGACGACAAGGACGAGAAGGCCGAAAAATCGGAGAAATCCGAGAAGAAAGAGGCCAAGTCCAAGCCGAAGGACGAGTCCCCCAAAGAGGCGTGA
- a CDS encoding GAF domain-containing protein encodes MDDLRARTTLFCGVIAAAIALSMLLRGRRSVHWLFAGFTTEIAFWYVSQSIADLSKDKNWFRVTVVLTVLLPQFAVHLFQAIVPPGDDEKPTLPRAALAVGVPMLALCVSPYAHSSLTRGAVYLYVFGFLAAALWSLWKRGRRSSSKAVRDRVRFLAGVGGLAMGFQLADLLSILGLNVPPLGAVLSVVFLFVLSESLRTKRLADVYELSGRLLVSTALAFAIAGLLYFFMKYMGRFGSMYLNGVLAAICVLVLFEPLQAEVEKRIHQFVFRERYDLETNVTELRKRLAHSLEVSEMVETVMSGLERSRRITGSALYLRDEDGTAFKLVGAAGASPPERIEELSISPLLGELDTSIALDDLERLERTKEALAPLRAAADTFGDLRASVVLAVRDGSELVGLLCVDDARVRDAFTPEEIALLETVAGQIGVALSNTRTYAKLKDRDRLAALGSMAAGLAHEVKNPLGAIKGAAQVLEELIPKNSSDSEMMNEFVGIILEEANRLNRVVGSVLDYARPGVGNPVPLDVNAAIRRTMQILTPRDKPSLEIALELDDDVPRARIDAEQLRQVLINLVQNAIQAMDGHGKLTITTARRRKPRGWDETRAQEPSPRSEGGPDFVEVTVRDTGPGIAEKILKDLFVPFFTTKQKGTGLGLAISQSIVQSAGGTIDVKSQVGSGTKFIVILPSAPEAVLTVPPGEASRPAAE; translated from the coding sequence GTGGACGACCTTCGCGCACGAACCACGCTCTTCTGCGGAGTCATCGCGGCCGCCATCGCGCTCTCCATGCTCTTGCGCGGGCGGCGCTCGGTCCACTGGCTCTTCGCGGGCTTCACGACCGAGATCGCGTTCTGGTACGTGAGCCAGTCGATCGCCGACCTCTCGAAGGACAAGAACTGGTTTCGCGTCACCGTCGTGCTCACGGTGCTCCTGCCCCAGTTCGCGGTGCACCTCTTCCAAGCCATCGTCCCCCCCGGCGACGACGAGAAACCCACCCTGCCACGTGCGGCGCTGGCCGTCGGCGTGCCGATGCTCGCGCTCTGCGTGTCGCCTTACGCGCACTCGTCGCTCACGCGTGGAGCGGTGTACCTCTACGTGTTCGGCTTCTTGGCGGCTGCGCTGTGGTCGCTGTGGAAACGAGGCCGGCGCAGCTCGTCGAAGGCCGTCCGTGATCGGGTGAGGTTCCTCGCGGGGGTCGGCGGGCTCGCCATGGGGTTTCAGCTCGCCGACCTCTTGTCGATCCTGGGCCTGAACGTGCCGCCGCTCGGCGCGGTGCTGTCGGTCGTGTTCCTCTTCGTACTGTCCGAGTCCCTCCGCACGAAGCGCCTCGCGGACGTGTACGAGCTCTCCGGGCGCTTGCTCGTGTCGACGGCCCTCGCGTTCGCCATCGCGGGCCTCCTCTACTTTTTCATGAAGTACATGGGTCGCTTCGGCTCGATGTACCTGAACGGCGTGCTCGCCGCGATCTGCGTGCTCGTCCTCTTCGAGCCGCTGCAGGCCGAGGTCGAGAAGCGCATCCACCAGTTCGTCTTTCGCGAGCGGTACGACCTCGAGACGAACGTGACCGAGCTCCGCAAGCGCCTCGCGCACTCCCTCGAGGTGAGCGAGATGGTCGAGACGGTCATGAGCGGCCTCGAACGTTCGCGCCGAATCACGGGCTCCGCGCTCTACCTCCGCGACGAGGACGGCACGGCCTTCAAGCTCGTGGGCGCCGCCGGCGCGAGCCCTCCGGAGCGCATCGAAGAGCTCTCGATCTCTCCTCTGCTCGGTGAGCTCGACACCTCGATCGCCCTCGACGATCTGGAGCGCCTCGAGCGCACCAAAGAGGCCCTTGCGCCGCTGCGCGCGGCCGCCGACACGTTCGGGGACCTGCGCGCGAGCGTCGTGCTCGCCGTGCGCGACGGGAGCGAGCTCGTCGGCCTCCTGTGTGTCGACGACGCCCGCGTGCGCGACGCGTTCACCCCCGAAGAGATCGCGCTGCTCGAGACGGTGGCCGGTCAGATCGGCGTGGCCCTCTCGAACACCCGCACGTACGCCAAGCTCAAAGACCGCGACCGCCTCGCGGCCCTCGGCTCCATGGCGGCCGGCCTCGCCCACGAGGTCAAGAACCCGCTCGGTGCCATCAAGGGAGCCGCCCAAGTCCTCGAGGAGCTCATCCCGAAAAACTCGAGTGATTCCGAGATGATGAACGAGTTCGTCGGCATCATCCTCGAGGAGGCGAACCGCCTCAACCGCGTGGTCGGGAGCGTGCTCGACTACGCGCGGCCCGGCGTCGGAAACCCCGTCCCCCTCGACGTGAACGCGGCGATCCGTCGCACGATGCAGATCCTCACGCCGCGCGACAAACCCTCGCTCGAGATCGCCCTCGAACTCGACGACGACGTGCCTCGCGCCCGCATCGACGCGGAGCAGCTCCGGCAGGTGCTCATCAACCTGGTGCAGAACGCCATCCAGGCGATGGACGGGCACGGCAAGCTCACGATCACGACCGCCCGCCGACGCAAGCCCCGCGGCTGGGACGAGACCCGCGCCCAGGAGCCGAGCCCACGCTCCGAAGGTGGACCCGACTTCGTCGAGGTCACCGTGCGCGACACGGGCCCCGGCATCGCCGAGAAGATCCTGAAAGACCTGTTCGTGCCGTTCTTCACGACCAAACAGAAGGGCACGGGCCTCGGCCTCGCGATAAGCCAGAGCATCGTGCAGAGCGCGGGCGGCACGATCGACGTCAAATCGCAGGTCGGCTCGGGCACCAAGTTCATCGTGATTCTCCCTTCGGCGCCCGAGGCGGTGCTCACCGTGCCGCCCGGCGAAGCGTCGCGGCCTGCCGCCGAGTGA
- a CDS encoding DUF4388 domain-containing protein — translation MGKSYVLRFISGKYQGGEFPLVADKQIIVGRSSDLDMVLVEDMVSRKHARIAMAEDQIWIEDLGSTNGTFVNGEKIKRARLKEGDRVLIGTSILKVIAGDGMRENDAPQPPALEAVAAQRSRSQGKTMSGSIEEVPLPDLLQLFSTSKKTGVLVVQTDDDVGRIFMRKGTLYYALINDLTDVPPMKSIFRMLTWVKGTFELDPPDERTFPNEMDMSVQEVLMEGLRQIDEFNELRDQLPDLNTRLVMPVPLAAKLSELKPTELDVIQLVHNHGHLESVLNKSTSTDLETVQIVLSLIKRKYVRPE, via the coding sequence ATGGGAAAGTCGTACGTGCTCCGCTTCATCAGCGGGAAATATCAGGGTGGCGAGTTTCCGCTGGTCGCGGACAAGCAGATCATCGTCGGTCGCTCGTCCGATCTCGACATGGTGCTCGTCGAAGACATGGTGAGCCGCAAACACGCGCGCATCGCCATGGCCGAGGACCAGATCTGGATCGAAGATCTCGGGTCCACGAACGGCACCTTCGTCAACGGCGAGAAGATCAAGCGCGCGCGCCTGAAAGAGGGCGATCGTGTGCTCATCGGCACGAGCATCCTCAAGGTCATCGCGGGCGACGGCATGCGCGAGAACGACGCGCCCCAGCCCCCTGCCCTCGAGGCCGTGGCCGCCCAGCGCAGCCGCTCGCAAGGCAAGACGATGTCCGGCAGCATCGAGGAGGTCCCCCTCCCCGACTTGCTCCAGCTCTTTTCGACCTCCAAGAAGACCGGCGTGCTCGTCGTCCAGACCGACGACGACGTGGGCCGCATCTTCATGCGCAAGGGCACGCTCTACTACGCCCTCATCAACGATCTGACCGACGTGCCCCCCATGAAGAGCATCTTCCGGATGCTCACGTGGGTGAAGGGCACCTTCGAGCTCGATCCCCCGGACGAGCGCACCTTCCCGAACGAGATGGACATGTCGGTGCAGGAGGTCCTCATGGAGGGCCTCAGGCAGATCGACGAGTTCAACGAGCTTCGTGATCAGCTCCCCGACCTCAACACGCGCCTCGTGATGCCCGTGCCGCTCGCGGCGAAGCTCTCCGAGCTGAAGCCCACCGAGCTCGACGTCATTCAGCTCGTGCACAACCACGGCCACCTCGAGTCGGTGCTCAACAAGAGCACCTCGACCGACCTCGAGACCGTGCAGATCGTGCTCTCGCTCATCAAGCGCAAGTACGTCCGCCCCGAGTAG
- a CDS encoding formate--tetrahydrofolate ligase: MSLRPILEVAHELGLSPDEVLPYGRGKAKIELSALAKPARGKGRLVLVSAINPTPAGEGKTTTSIALAMGMRKLGKNAVLALREPSLGPVFGVKGGGTGGGKASLVPAEDINLHFTGDIHAITTAHNLLSALVDNAIYFRKKMPSGGTIDSRTVTWGRALDMNDRFLRNVVVGLGGKSHGTPREDRFDITAASEIMAIMALAKDHDDLEARLGRILVAQDTEGAAVTAKDVDAAAAMTAVLRDALSPNLVQTAEGGPAIVHCGPFANIAHGCNSVLATRLAMSLGDYAITEAGFGFDLGGEKFLDVKCREAGIFPRAIVLVVTLRALKMHGGAEVKVASEPDADKLAKGISHLEKHLENARYFGLTPIVAVNAFPNDTDAELAQVEEAARKLGARFARSTGFARGGDGALELAKVVCEVVDATDAAPPPAKYVYDATDSAEEKIRKIARTVYGAKDVAFAPAAEKSLERARKLGYGALPICMAKTQLSLSDDPKVPGRPEGFVVNVRDVRISAGAGFLVPLTGEMMTMPGLPKEPAAKGVKLQKDGSIRGLMQND, from the coding sequence ATGTCCCTTCGCCCCATCCTCGAGGTTGCTCACGAGCTCGGTCTCTCCCCGGACGAAGTCCTCCCCTATGGCCGCGGGAAGGCGAAGATCGAGCTCTCCGCCCTCGCGAAGCCCGCGCGGGGCAAGGGGCGGCTCGTGCTGGTCAGCGCCATCAACCCGACGCCCGCCGGCGAAGGCAAGACGACCACCTCGATCGCGCTCGCCATGGGCATGCGCAAGCTCGGAAAGAACGCCGTGCTCGCGCTGCGGGAGCCCTCGCTCGGGCCCGTGTTCGGCGTGAAGGGCGGCGGCACCGGCGGCGGCAAGGCGTCGCTCGTCCCCGCCGAGGACATCAACCTGCACTTCACGGGCGACATCCACGCCATCACCACGGCCCACAACCTGCTCTCGGCGCTCGTCGACAACGCCATCTACTTCCGCAAGAAGATGCCGAGCGGCGGCACGATCGACTCGCGCACCGTCACCTGGGGCCGGGCGCTCGACATGAACGACCGCTTCCTTCGAAACGTCGTGGTCGGGCTCGGCGGGAAGAGCCACGGAACGCCGCGCGAGGATCGTTTCGACATCACGGCGGCCAGCGAAATCATGGCGATCATGGCCCTCGCCAAGGACCACGACGACCTCGAGGCTCGCCTCGGCCGCATCCTCGTCGCACAGGACACCGAGGGCGCCGCCGTGACGGCGAAGGACGTCGACGCGGCTGCGGCCATGACCGCCGTGCTGAGAGACGCGCTCTCTCCGAACCTCGTGCAGACGGCCGAGGGCGGCCCGGCCATCGTGCACTGTGGCCCGTTCGCGAACATCGCGCACGGCTGCAACAGCGTGCTCGCGACGCGGCTCGCGATGAGCCTCGGCGACTACGCGATCACCGAGGCGGGCTTCGGGTTCGATCTCGGCGGCGAGAAGTTCCTCGACGTGAAGTGCCGCGAGGCCGGCATTTTCCCGCGCGCCATCGTGCTCGTCGTCACCCTGAGGGCCCTCAAGATGCATGGCGGCGCCGAGGTCAAAGTGGCCTCCGAGCCCGACGCCGACAAGCTCGCGAAGGGCATCTCGCACCTCGAGAAGCACCTCGAGAACGCGCGGTACTTCGGCCTCACGCCGATCGTCGCCGTCAACGCGTTCCCGAACGACACGGACGCCGAGCTCGCGCAGGTCGAAGAGGCCGCGCGCAAGCTGGGGGCGAGGTTCGCGCGGTCGACGGGCTTCGCTCGAGGTGGCGACGGGGCCCTCGAGCTCGCCAAGGTCGTGTGCGAGGTGGTCGACGCGACCGACGCCGCGCCGCCTCCCGCGAAGTATGTGTATGACGCAACCGATTCGGCCGAGGAGAAGATCCGGAAGATCGCCCGCACCGTCTACGGCGCGAAGGACGTGGCCTTCGCCCCCGCGGCGGAGAAGAGCCTCGAGCGCGCGCGCAAGCTCGGCTACGGCGCCCTGCCGATCTGCATGGCGAAGACCCAGCTCTCCCTGAGCGACGATCCGAAGGTCCCGGGGAGGCCCGAGGGCTTCGTGGTGAACGTGCGCGACGTCCGCATCTCCGCCGGCGCCGGGTTCTTGGTGCCGCTGACGGGCGAGATGATGACCATGCCGGGGCTACCCAAGGAGCCCGCCGCCAAGGGCGTCAAGCTCCAGAAAGATGGCTCGATCCGAGGGCTCATGCAGAACGACTGA
- a CDS encoding pyridoxal phosphate-dependent aminotransferase, which produces MPLAFAQRLSAVSPSVTLAMNARAADLRAKGADVFAFGVGEPDFDPPAHVLAAAKAAIDAGASKYTAVTGIAPLKKAICDASARSRGFSPKPEQVTVTVGAKHALFNLAIALFEPGDEVIIPKPFWVSYPEQVRMMGAEPVLVDTDEANGWRLTPEALEKAITPRTKAVILCTPSNPSGAAYPEASMRALLEVLRKHPVWLIVDEIYAELVYDGFEHVSAAKIAPDLLDRIVVVDGVSKTYAMTGWRIGWSIAPAPLAKVLDTVQGQSTTNATAVAQHAALAALTGPQDAIVDIRARFEKRRRAMVEGLSRIPGIRCRMPEGAFYAFADCRGLLGKKHGDKVLSSDEDLAFFFLEEAHCATVPGGAFGAPGYVRFSYALSEERIAKGLEALAAAIAKLQ; this is translated from the coding sequence ATGCCGCTCGCCTTCGCCCAACGTCTGTCTGCCGTCTCTCCCAGCGTCACGCTCGCGATGAACGCCCGCGCGGCGGACCTCCGCGCGAAGGGCGCCGACGTGTTCGCGTTCGGCGTGGGCGAGCCCGACTTCGACCCCCCGGCGCACGTGCTGGCCGCCGCGAAGGCCGCGATCGACGCGGGCGCCTCCAAGTATACCGCCGTCACCGGGATCGCTCCGCTCAAGAAGGCCATCTGCGACGCCTCCGCGCGCTCGCGTGGCTTCTCGCCGAAGCCCGAGCAGGTCACCGTCACGGTCGGGGCCAAACACGCGCTCTTCAACCTCGCGATCGCGCTCTTCGAGCCGGGCGACGAGGTCATCATCCCGAAGCCCTTCTGGGTGAGCTACCCCGAGCAGGTCCGCATGATGGGCGCGGAGCCCGTCCTCGTCGACACCGACGAAGCGAACGGCTGGCGGCTCACGCCCGAGGCCCTCGAGAAGGCCATCACCCCGCGCACCAAGGCGGTCATCCTCTGCACGCCGTCGAACCCCTCCGGCGCCGCGTACCCCGAGGCGTCGATGCGCGCTCTGCTCGAGGTGCTCCGCAAGCACCCCGTGTGGCTCATCGTCGACGAGATCTACGCCGAGCTCGTCTACGACGGGTTCGAGCACGTGTCGGCCGCCAAGATCGCCCCCGATCTCCTCGACCGCATCGTCGTGGTCGACGGCGTCTCGAAGACGTACGCCATGACGGGCTGGCGCATCGGCTGGTCGATCGCGCCCGCGCCCCTCGCGAAGGTGCTCGACACGGTGCAAGGCCAGAGCACCACCAACGCCACCGCCGTCGCGCAGCACGCGGCGCTCGCCGCGCTCACCGGCCCCCAAGACGCGATCGTCGACATCCGCGCCCGCTTCGAGAAGCGTCGCCGCGCCATGGTCGAAGGCCTGTCCAGGATCCCTGGCATTCGCTGCCGCATGCCGGAAGGCGCATTCTATGCGTTCGCCGACTGCCGTGGCCTCCTCGGCAAGAAGCACGGCGACAAGGTGCTCTCGAGCGACGAGGATTTGGCCTTTTTCTTCCTCGAAGAGGCCCACTGCGCCACCGTGCCGGGAGGCGCGTTCGGGGCTCCGGGCTACGTGCGATTCAGCTACGCCCTCTCCGAGGAGCGCATCGCGAAGGGGCTCGAGGCGCTCGCCGCGGCCATCGCGAAGCTCCAATGA
- a CDS encoding L-erythro-3,5-diaminohexanoate dehydrogenase, protein MSPGGDPFGTHRSLEPAGGLPQPAKRVDSDFSRLFEGEMLLAVETLNIDAASFRQMEEAAKAKGDGSDQAVAALVRATVESRGKQHNPVTGSGGMLLGRVLQVAPGHPDAGVVREGDRVATLVSLSLTPLRLDGTGAMRRASAQLDVTGEAVLFASGAYARLPNDMSERLALAVLDVAGAAPQVARLVTPGKTVLVLGAGGKSGILCAAEAKRRGAARVIGIEAYAPFADDLRALGVCDVVVTADARDPVAVRRAVLEANGGAEVDVAFSCVNVDDAEMGAILSTKDRGIVYFFAMSTSFTKCALGAEGVGKDVDLFVGNGYAAGHADHTLAMMRDLPNVRALFEKRYG, encoded by the coding sequence ATCTCCCCCGGCGGTGACCCGTTCGGCACCCACCGGTCCCTCGAGCCGGCCGGGGGCTTGCCGCAGCCCGCCAAGCGCGTCGACAGCGATTTTTCTCGGCTCTTCGAGGGGGAAATGCTCCTCGCCGTGGAGACGCTGAACATCGACGCAGCGAGCTTTCGCCAGATGGAGGAGGCCGCGAAGGCCAAAGGGGACGGGTCCGACCAGGCCGTCGCCGCGCTCGTCCGGGCGACCGTGGAGAGCCGGGGCAAGCAGCACAACCCGGTCACGGGCTCCGGAGGCATGCTGCTCGGCCGGGTGCTCCAGGTGGCTCCCGGGCACCCCGACGCGGGCGTCGTTCGTGAGGGCGACCGCGTGGCGACCCTGGTCTCCCTCTCGCTCACACCGCTCCGCCTCGACGGGACGGGCGCCATGCGCCGCGCGAGCGCCCAGCTCGACGTGACCGGCGAGGCCGTGCTCTTCGCGAGCGGCGCCTACGCTCGCCTGCCGAACGACATGTCGGAGAGGCTCGCGCTCGCCGTGCTCGACGTGGCGGGAGCGGCACCTCAGGTCGCGCGTTTGGTCACGCCGGGCAAGACCGTGCTCGTGCTCGGCGCGGGCGGAAAGAGCGGCATCCTCTGCGCCGCCGAAGCGAAGCGTCGCGGTGCGGCCCGGGTCATCGGCATCGAGGCCTACGCGCCCTTCGCGGACGACCTCCGCGCGCTCGGCGTGTGCGACGTGGTCGTCACCGCCGACGCGAGGGATCCCGTCGCCGTGCGGCGCGCCGTGCTCGAAGCCAATGGAGGCGCCGAGGTCGACGTGGCCTTCTCCTGCGTGAACGTCGACGACGCCGAGATGGGCGCCATTCTCTCGACGAAAGATCGCGGAATCGTTTACTTTTTTGCCATGTCGACGAGCTTCACGAAATGCGCGCTCGGGGCCGAAGGGGTCGGCAAGGACGTGGACCTCTTCGTGGGGAACGGGTACGCGGCCGGGCACGCCGACCACACGCTCGCGATGATGCGCGACCTCCCGAACGTGCGCGCGCTCTTCGAGAAGCGCTACGGCTGA
- a CDS encoding DMT family transporter, which produces MASTDAAHEGSRLTPLAAHVRLQATVLLWGMTALLGKSIQVGARVLVFYRVLIVACVMLVLLRKKRIPLAVPRRTLFELVATGALVAIHWMAFYGTIKLGGIAVAVTSLSTTTFFTALLEPLVFRRRVRPRELVMGVLVVFGVAVLLGVELGSPRSAIALGLVSAFFSAAFGTWNGRLSKMMPAEKVTFVELSAALVVTGATFLVKGPFVPPWALTAHDATRLVFLALFCTALPWLWSLRVLRTLSPYTVALSIALEPVYSLALAALVFPSEERLGPRFYAGASIVGALVVLDAWDKRRRPQASQAAPPSG; this is translated from the coding sequence GTGGCATCGACCGACGCCGCACACGAAGGCTCGCGCCTCACTCCGCTCGCCGCACACGTCCGCCTCCAGGCCACGGTCCTCCTCTGGGGCATGACCGCGCTGCTCGGCAAGAGCATCCAGGTCGGGGCCCGTGTGCTCGTCTTCTACCGGGTGCTCATCGTCGCCTGCGTCATGCTCGTGCTGCTCCGGAAGAAGCGGATCCCCCTCGCGGTGCCGAGGCGCACGCTGTTCGAGCTCGTCGCGACCGGCGCGCTCGTCGCCATCCACTGGATGGCGTTCTACGGCACGATCAAGCTCGGTGGGATCGCGGTCGCCGTGACGAGCCTCTCGACGACGACGTTCTTCACGGCGCTGCTCGAGCCCCTCGTGTTCCGGCGCCGCGTGCGCCCGCGTGAGCTCGTCATGGGCGTGCTCGTGGTCTTCGGGGTGGCCGTGCTCCTCGGGGTCGAGCTCGGGAGCCCGCGCTCGGCCATCGCGCTCGGCCTCGTGTCGGCCTTCTTCTCCGCGGCGTTCGGCACGTGGAACGGGCGGCTCTCGAAGATGATGCCCGCCGAGAAGGTCACCTTCGTCGAGCTCTCGGCGGCGCTCGTCGTCACGGGCGCGACGTTCCTCGTGAAGGGCCCGTTCGTTCCCCCGTGGGCGCTCACGGCCCACGACGCGACGAGGCTCGTGTTCCTCGCGCTCTTCTGCACGGCGCTGCCGTGGCTCTGGTCACTCCGTGTATTACGCACGCTTTCGCCGTACACGGTCGCGCTGTCGATCGCCCTCGAGCCCGTGTACTCGCTCGCCCTCGCCGCGCTCGTGTTCCCGTCCGAGGAGCGCCTCGGCCCGAGGTTTTATGCAGGAGCGTCGATCGTCGGCGCGCTCGTCGTGCTCGACGCGTGGGACAAACGCCGGCGTCCCCAGGCGAGCCAGGCCGCCCCCCCGAGCGGGTGA